The following coding sequences lie in one Rhinolophus ferrumequinum isolate MPI-CBG mRhiFer1 chromosome 16, mRhiFer1_v1.p, whole genome shotgun sequence genomic window:
- the LOC117035856 gene encoding LOW QUALITY PROTEIN: zinc finger protein 705A-like (The sequence of the model RefSeq protein was modified relative to this genomic sequence to represent the inferred CDS: inserted 1 base in 1 codon) — protein sequence MQPLESMMFEDVAIDFTQEEWALLDTFQRKLFRDVMLETISHLVSLGYQHCKSAVIFQLEQGEELWHEGTGFLQSQSLGRQSTIKKQEMITTQYISRKDTFTIMPMQKSHTPEDPDENNDLGGDFTHSSTVTQHLLTHMEMKPYISKQCQKSLSDQSYLNQHKQIYTRCRSYECHLCGKTFSDCSCLRRHEMTHTGEKXYKCHICGNAFSQSSDLRKHSLTHTGEKPYECHLCGKAFSKCSVLRQHERTHTGEKPYGCHLCGKDFSQCSALRCHEGTHNGEKIMNAFSKYSDVR from the exons ATGCAGCCATTGGAATCAATGATGTTTGAAGATGTAGCTATAGACTTCACCCAGGAAGAGTGGGCCCTGCTGGACACATTCCAGAGAAAGCTGTTCAGAGATGTGATGCTGGAAACTATCAGTCATCTGGTCTCTCTGGGGTATCAGCATTGCAAATCAGCTGTGATTTTCCAGTTGGAGCAAGGAGAAGAACTGTGGCATGAAGGAACTGGATTTCTCCAAAGCCAGAGTCTAGGCAGGCAAAGtactattaaaaaacaagaaatgataACCACACAATATATCAGCAGGAAGGACACATTTACAATCATGCCAATGCAGAAATCTCATACTCCAGAGGATCCTGATGAAAATAATGATTTGGGAGGAGATTTCACTCATAGTTCCACAGTGACTCAACATTTGTTAACTCACATGGAAATGAAACCCTACATCAGCAAACAGTGTCAAAAATCCCTTAGTGACCAGTCATACCTTAACCAACATAAGCAAATTTACACTAGATGTAGATCATATGAGTGCCATCTGTGTGGGAAAACCTTTAGTGATTGCTCTTGCCTTAGACGACATGAGATgactcacactggagaga gcTACAAATGCCATATCTGTGGGAATGCCTTTAGTCAGAGTTCTGACCTTAGAAAACACAGTCtaactcacactggagagaaaccatatgaaTGTCATctatgtgggaaagccttcagtaaATGTTCTGTCCTTAGACAACATGAGAgaactcatactggagagaaaccttatggATGTCATCTGTGTGGGAAAGACTTCAGTCAGTGTTCTGCCCTTAGATGCCATGAGGGAACCCACAATGGAGAGAAAATTATGAATGCCTTCAGTAAATATTCTGACGTTAGATGA